From Acidobacteriota bacterium:
CGTCGGCCAGGTACAGGCCGTTCACCGTGCACTCGATGCCCTCGCCGTCGAGCGTCGCGTTGACGTCGTTTCGCGTGAGCTGCCCACCGAGCGAGATGTTGTGCGTGGCGAACACCGATGCGCGCGACAGCAGCACGTGCGTGCTCGCCACGTGGTGCGCGCGCAGGCTCTCGCGGTTCACCTTGTAGTGATCCACGTGCGCCCCTTCGGCGGCGATCACTTCGGTGAGCGCGTTGGTCAGGTACGCCGTGTCCGTGCCGGCGAAGCTTTCGACGAGCGTCACGTCGCTGTTGGCCCCTGCGACGACGAGCGTGCGCGGATACGACGTACCCGATCCCGTGGAGAAGTAGAGCAGGTGGATCGGCGTCTCGATGCGCGCGTTCGCGTCGACGATGAGGGCGGCGCCATCGGCGAACCAGGCATCGTTGAGCGCCGTGAAGCCCTTCTGACGGAAGCGGATCGCGCGGCCGACGTGCGGCTCGATCGCGCCGGGGTTGCTTGCCAGCAGCGACGCGATCGACGCCACGCGGATACCAGCCGGCAGCGCGTGCGTCCGCGACAGCGCGGGTGCGTACTCGCCGTTCACGAACACGAGTTGCGGCCCGGCGAAATCGGTGAAGAGGAAGCCGTCCACACCGCCCGTCGACGAGGGGCTCGCGGGCCGCGACGGCATGCCCGCCACGGGGCCGACCGGCGTGAAGCGCCACTCTTCGTCGCGCGTCGTGGGCAGGCCTTCCTCGCGGAACGTGGCGGCGGCGCGCGCGCGGGTTTCGCGCAGCCACGCCGGCTCACCGCTGCGGGCGGCCGTGAATTCGTCGAACCCCGTCAACAGGGTTCCCTGTGTAGCAGTCGCTGACATCGCTCGACCCGTTTCTCCTACGCGCCGACGGCCGCGTTCTCGAGCCAGCCGTAGCCCTTCGCCTCGAGTTCGAGCGCGAGATCCTTGTCGCCGCTCTTCACGATGCGGCCCTCGGAGAGCACGTGGACGAAGTCGGGCACGATGTAATCGAGCAACCGCTGGTAGTGCGTGACGACGATGACGGCGCGCTCGGGGCTGCGCAGCGAGTTGACGCCGTCGGCCACGACCTTGAGCGCGTCGATGTCGAGGCCGGAATCGGTCTCGTCGAGCACGCACAGCTTCGGCTCGAGCATCGCCATCTGGAAGATCTCGTTGCGCTTCTTCTCGCCGCCCGAGAAGCCCTCGTTCACCGAGCGCTGGAGGAAGCTCGGGTCCATCCTGAGGAGCTTCATCTTCTCGCGCATGTGACGGGCGAACTCGATCGCGTCGAGCTCAGGCAGGCCGCGGTGCTGCCGGACGGCGTTGAGCGCCGCCTTCAGGAAGTAGCTGTTGTTCACGCCCGGGATCTCGACCGGATACTGG
This genomic window contains:
- the sufD gene encoding Fe-S cluster assembly protein SufD; the protein is MTGFDEFTAARSGEPAWLRETRARAAATFREEGLPTTRDEEWRFTPVGPVAGMPSRPASPSSTGGVDGFLFTDFAGPQLVFVNGEYAPALSRTHALPAGIRVASIASLLASNPGAIEPHVGRAIRFRQKGFTALNDAWFADGAALIVDANARIETPIHLLYFSTGSGTSYPRTLVVAGANSDVTLVESFAGTDTAYLTNALTEVIAAEGAHVDHYKVNRESLRAHHVASTHVLLSRASVFATHNISLGGQLTRNDVNATLDGEGIECTVNGLYLADGDRLVDTHTAIDHAKPHCHSYEIYKGVLDGRSRGVFNGKIFVREDAQKTDAKQTNQVLLLSDDATIDTKPQLEIFADDVKCTHGATVGQLSEESLFYLRARGIGRDDARALLIHAFAESVVANIRIDAVRHALERVLLARLPIRE
- the sufC gene encoding Fe-S cluster assembly ATPase SufC, which codes for QYPVEIPGVNNSYFLKAALNAVRQHRGLPELDAIEFARHMREKMKLLRMDPSFLQRSVNEGFSGGEKKRNEIFQMAMLEPKLCVLDETDSGLDIDALKVVADGVNSLRSPERAVIVVTHYQRLLDYIVPDFVHVLSEGRIVKSGDKDLALELEAKGYGWLENAAVGA